AACGCACCGCCAGCATGCCCACGGAGGGCAGCACTCGCCGCAGCACCGCTCCGGTGAGCAAGGCGACACCGACGAGCACCGTGCCGACGCGGAACGACTGCGGGAACGGGTCGGTGCCGACGATCAGCAGTCCGAGCGCCGCCAGCCCGATCACCGTGAGCAGCGGCCACTGGCGGGCCGGCGCCGGGGCGTCTCCGGGTGCCGCCCGCCCGCCGCCCTCCGGGCGGGCGGTGTCACGGGTGACCTTGGGCGGACGACGGGACCGGGACGCGCTCGCCTGCCGGACTTCCCCTTCGCCGCCTCCGGAGGAGTCCGAATGCCCCTCCGGGGACGGCTCGTCACGCGTCACGCCGGACACCGCGTCAGCCGGCTGGACGCGTGGTTCGTCACGACCCACCCCACTCGGCTCGTCACTCGCTCGGTCGAGCAACGGCTCGCTGCTCGTTCCTTCGTGCGGCGGCTCGCAACTCGTTCCGTCGAGCGATTCAAGCGGTTCGTCCGTGTCTTCCGATTCGGCGTCACGATCCGGGGTGTCCGGCCCCGGTGCGGGCTTGCCCATGACCGCTCAGCCCGTGGCGCCGGCTGCGGCCCGCTCGGCCGCCTCGACAACATTGACCAGCAGTTGCGCACGGGTCATCGGGCCGACGCCGCCGGGGTTCGGAGCGACCCAGCCCGCCACCTCCGCGACACCGGGGTGCACATCGCCGACGATCTTCCCGCTCTCGTCGCGGCTGACACCCACGTCGAGCACAGCGGCGCCCGGCTTCACGTCTTCCGGCTTCACCAGGTGCGGCACACCCGCGGCGGCGACGATGATGTCGGCCTGCCGAATCTGGGCGGACAGGTCGCGGGTGCCGGTGTGGCACTGCGTCACCGTCGCGTTCTCGGACTTGCGAGTCAGCAGCAGCGGCATCGGTCGCCCGATGGTGACCCCACGCCCCACGACCACGACATGCGCACCGTTGATCTCCACGCCGTGACGGCGCAGCAGCGTAATGATGCCCGCCGGGGTGCAGGGCAGCGGCGCCTTCTCGTTGAGCACCAGGCGCCCCAGGTTCATGGGGTGCAGCCCGTCCGCGTCCTTGGCCGGGTCCATCAACTCCAGCACACGATTGGTGTCGATGCCCTTGGGCAGCGGCAACTGCACGATGTAGCCCGTGCACTCGGGGTTGTCGTTGAGCTCCCGGACGACCGCCTCGATCTCCTCCTGCGAGGCGGTGGCGGGCAGTTCGCGCTGGATGGACGCGATGCCCACCTGCGCGCAGTCACGGTGCTTTCCAGCCACGTACTTCTGGCTGCCGACGTCCTCACCGACGAGCAGCGTTCCCAGGCCGGGCGTGACGCCCGCAGCCTTGAGCGCCGCCACGCGGGCGGTCAGATCGGACTTGATAGCGGCTGCAGCGGCCTTGCCATCGAGAATCTGGGCGGTCATGAGCCCATCCTCGCGGATGACCCCTGTCCTGTTCCAATTCGGGTCACCACCCGGCGACACGAGATTGCACTTATGCAACACATACTCTTATCGGCTGGACAAAAAACCGGTCATTCGACCACGATGTCCTGGCGCAGTGTCGGGGGGCAAACCGCTAGTTTTCGTGACTCTCCTCCGTCAGGACCGCGCCGTCCCCGCAATCCAACGGAGGAATCCTCGCCATGAGCTTCGGCGACCCGAACAACCCCTACGGGCAGCAGCCCCAGCAGCCGCCTCAGGGCCAGCCCGGGTACGGTTACCCGCAGCAGGCGCCGCAGGGCATCCCCCAGCAGGGCTACGGCTACCCGCAGCAGCCTGGGCAGTACCCGCAGGCTCCGCAGGCCCCCGGCACGATCCAGGCGAACAACGGCTACATCAACATCCCGGCGCTGGGCACCGTCGAGATCGCCACGATGGGACGCCGACTCGGCGCCCGACTGATCGACGGCGTCATTTACACAGTCGTCTACTTCATCCTCAGCGCGATCGGCCTCGCGGGCGCCAGCAGCGCGGCGAACGACCTCCAGGAGTGCAGCAAGCTCGATCCGCTGACCCCTGCTTACGAGACCTGCATGAACGACGCCTCCGAGGCCGCCGGCGGCGTGTTCGCCGCGATGTTCGGCTTCATCATGATCTTCGCCCTCGTCGGGCTGCTCTACGAGTGGCTGATGGTCGCGTTCTTCGGCGGCACCGTCGGCAAGATGGCCCTCGGGCTGAAGGTCGTGAAGGAGAACACGGGTCAGGTCCCGGGCGTCGGCGGCGGCTTCATCCGATGGATCATCCCGATGGCCGGTGCGCTGCTCTGCGGTATCGGCCAGCTGCTGGTCTACCTGTCCCCCTTCTTCGACAACTCGGGCAAGGTCCAGGGCTGGCACGACCGCGCCGCCGGCACCCTGGTCGTCAAGAAG
This DNA window, taken from Streptomyces sp. SCSIO 30461, encodes the following:
- a CDS encoding DUF3017 domain-containing protein codes for the protein MGKPAPGPDTPDRDAESEDTDEPLESLDGTSCEPPHEGTSSEPLLDRASDEPSGVGRDEPRVQPADAVSGVTRDEPSPEGHSDSSGGGEGEVRQASASRSRRPPKVTRDTARPEGGGRAAPGDAPAPARQWPLLTVIGLAALGLLIVGTDPFPQSFRVGTVLVGVALLTGAVLRRVLPSVGMLAVRSRFTDMVTYGLLGVVIVLLALMAQPEPWLEIPFLEDAVRFTLR
- a CDS encoding bifunctional methylenetetrahydrofolate dehydrogenase/methenyltetrahydrofolate cyclohydrolase codes for the protein MTAQILDGKAAAAAIKSDLTARVAALKAAGVTPGLGTLLVGEDVGSQKYVAGKHRDCAQVGIASIQRELPATASQEEIEAVVRELNDNPECTGYIVQLPLPKGIDTNRVLELMDPAKDADGLHPMNLGRLVLNEKAPLPCTPAGIITLLRRHGVEINGAHVVVVGRGVTIGRPMPLLLTRKSENATVTQCHTGTRDLSAQIRQADIIVAAAGVPHLVKPEDVKPGAAVLDVGVSRDESGKIVGDVHPGVAEVAGWVAPNPGGVGPMTRAQLLVNVVEAAERAAAGATG
- a CDS encoding RDD family protein encodes the protein MSFGDPNNPYGQQPQQPPQGQPGYGYPQQAPQGIPQQGYGYPQQPGQYPQAPQAPGTIQANNGYINIPALGTVEIATMGRRLGARLIDGVIYTVVYFILSAIGLAGASSAANDLQECSKLDPLTPAYETCMNDASEAAGGVFAAMFGFIMIFALVGLLYEWLMVAFFGGTVGKMALGLKVVKENTGQVPGVGGGFIRWIIPMAGALLCGIGQLLVYLSPFFDNSGKVQGWHDRAAGTLVVKK